In Natator depressus isolate rNatDep1 chromosome 17, rNatDep2.hap1, whole genome shotgun sequence, one genomic interval encodes:
- the TUBD1 gene encoding tubulin delta chain isoform X2 translates to MLFRPHLYSTRLSGPMEPVIVQNYNSLLTLSHLYQSSDALLVHENDAIHKICAQLMNIKKISFRDVNQVIAHQLGSVFQPTYSSEGASQYSRSPLGDLMESLVPHPELKMLGLRNIPQMSENSLAYSTFTWPGLIKHLRQMLIAHAKMEEGIDWQVRPPLPGHPVPPKASPNQALHFNTSVANLVVLRGKDVQSVDLGGFRDPALYTSWLNPQEAFHIWKTPRAFNKYEKSASLVSNSQFLLKLMDNIVGKAWNMFASKAYVHQYTKFGIEEEDFLDCFTTLEQVISSYASL, encoded by the exons ATGCTTTTCCGACCTCATTTATACTCAACCAGGTTATCTGGCCCTATGGAACCG GTTATTGTTCAAAACTACAACTCACTTCTGACACTCTCACACCTGTACCAGTCATCAGATGCTCTCCTTGTTCACGAAAATGATGCCATCCACAAGATCTGTGCTCAGCTAATGAATATTAAAAAGATCTCCTTCAGGGATGTAAATCAAGTAATTGCACATCAGCTGGGAAGTGTGTTCCAGCCCACTTATTCCTCAGAAGGGGCCTCACAGTATAGCAGAAGCCCACTAG GAGACTTAATGGAGTCGTTAGTTCCCCATCCTGAACTCAAGATGTTGGGTCTTCGTAACATACCGCAGATGTCAGAGAACTCCCTGGCATACAGCACATTTACTTGGCCTGGGCTCATCAAACATCTAAGACAGATGCTTATTGCTCATGCTAAGATGGAAGAAG GTATCGATTGGCAGGTGCGACCACCATTGCCAGGGCATCCTGTCCCCCCAAAAGCCTCTCCAAATCAGGCACTACATTTTAACACCTCCGTTGCCAACCTGGTTGTCCTGCGAGGAAAAGATGTGCAAAGCGTTGATCTAG GAGGTTTCCGAGATCCAGCATTGTATACATCCTGGCTAAACCCTCAAGAGGCTTTTCATATATGGAAAACACCAAGAGCCTTTAACAAGTATGAAAAATCTGCTTCTTTGGTCAGCAACAGCCAGTTCTTGCTGAAACTTATGGACAACATTGTGGGGAAAGCTTGGAATATGTTTGCTTCCAA AGCCTATGTTCACCAGTACACTAAGTTTGGGATCGAAGAAGAGGACTTTCTGGACTGCTTCACAACTCTGGAACAGGTTATTTCTAGTTATGCTAGCCTTTGA
- the TUBD1 gene encoding tubulin delta chain isoform X1: MSIVTVQLGQCGNQIGYEVFNAICSDFHSTHGLCSKKENESYQEACKERFFSEEKTGVPVARAVLVDMEPKVISQTLSMAARSGHWKYDHQSHFCQKQGSGNNWANGYSVHGPRYRDVIMNLVQKEAEKCDRLSGFFTVMSMAGGTGSGMGAYVTQCLRDAFPTSFILNQVIWPYGTGEVIVQNYNSLLTLSHLYQSSDALLVHENDAIHKICAQLMNIKKISFRDVNQVIAHQLGSVFQPTYSSEGASQYSRSPLGDLMESLVPHPELKMLGLRNIPQMSENSLAYSTFTWPGLIKHLRQMLIAHAKMEEGIDWQVRPPLPGHPVPPKASPNQALHFNTSVANLVVLRGKDVQSVDLGGFRDPALYTSWLNPQEAFHIWKTPRAFNKYEKSASLVSNSQFLLKLMDNIVGKAWNMFASKAYVHQYTKFGIEEEDFLDCFTTLEQVISSYASL, translated from the exons ATGTCAATAGTCACAGTACAGCTTGGTCAGTGTGGTAACCAGATTGGTTACGAGGTATTTAATGCTATCTGCAGTGACTTCCACAGCACACATGGACTGTGCTCCAAGAAGGAGAATGAATCCTATCAGGAAGCTTGCAAGGAACGTTTCTTCAGTGAGGAGAAAACTGGAG taccTGTTGCCCGGGCTGTACTTGTTGACATGGAACCTAAAGTAATCAGTCAGACCCTCTCAATGGCTGCTAGGTCTGGCCACTGGAAATATGACCACCAGTCACACTTCTGTCAGAAACAAGGGTCTGGAAACAACTGGGCAAATGG TTACTCTGTTCATGGGCCCAGGTACAGAGACGTTATCATGAACCTGGTACAGAAGGAAGCAGAGAAATGTGATCGActcagtggatttttcacagtAATGAGCATGGCTGGTGGCACAGGATCAGGCATGGGAGCCTATGTGACACAGTGCTTAAGGGATGCTTTTCCGACCTCATTTATACTCAACCAGGTTATCTGGCCCTATGGAACCGGTGAG GTTATTGTTCAAAACTACAACTCACTTCTGACACTCTCACACCTGTACCAGTCATCAGATGCTCTCCTTGTTCACGAAAATGATGCCATCCACAAGATCTGTGCTCAGCTAATGAATATTAAAAAGATCTCCTTCAGGGATGTAAATCAAGTAATTGCACATCAGCTGGGAAGTGTGTTCCAGCCCACTTATTCCTCAGAAGGGGCCTCACAGTATAGCAGAAGCCCACTAG GAGACTTAATGGAGTCGTTAGTTCCCCATCCTGAACTCAAGATGTTGGGTCTTCGTAACATACCGCAGATGTCAGAGAACTCCCTGGCATACAGCACATTTACTTGGCCTGGGCTCATCAAACATCTAAGACAGATGCTTATTGCTCATGCTAAGATGGAAGAAG GTATCGATTGGCAGGTGCGACCACCATTGCCAGGGCATCCTGTCCCCCCAAAAGCCTCTCCAAATCAGGCACTACATTTTAACACCTCCGTTGCCAACCTGGTTGTCCTGCGAGGAAAAGATGTGCAAAGCGTTGATCTAG GAGGTTTCCGAGATCCAGCATTGTATACATCCTGGCTAAACCCTCAAGAGGCTTTTCATATATGGAAAACACCAAGAGCCTTTAACAAGTATGAAAAATCTGCTTCTTTGGTCAGCAACAGCCAGTTCTTGCTGAAACTTATGGACAACATTGTGGGGAAAGCTTGGAATATGTTTGCTTCCAA AGCCTATGTTCACCAGTACACTAAGTTTGGGATCGAAGAAGAGGACTTTCTGGACTGCTTCACAACTCTGGAACAGGTTATTTCTAGTTATGCTAGCCTTTGA